Part of the Anopheles coluzzii chromosome 3, AcolN3, whole genome shotgun sequence genome is shown below.
tgacgtttaagtgttcgttaactgagaatcactccagttagcgaacctccagttaaaaagcactccagttaaaacacatccagttagcggtcacctactgtatcACATTTCTCATTGCAATTTCACCAATACGAAACAAACTAATAGGGCGCATTGGGGTTGAACATGCTAGCTTATGTAATAAATGTAATAATGGATTAAATGAGATTGTGAATGTTTTAAACATGTAAAGCTTCATAACGCTAGAAAGTAGtgaaaaaagtgaagaaaaatcaAAAGGTCTACTTCATGAAAAGAAATTTGGTCGATCATAAGAGAGACAGCGCTATAAACTTCACATAAAGCttcattcttttttcttcaaacatGCAGAAAATgttacagtaggtgaccgctaactggatgtgttttaactggagtgctttttaactggaggttcgctaactggagtgactctcagttaacgaacacttaaacgtcaaaacatgaaacatccggaatctcatgaagagaaatttgtcgcaaatgtgcatttttcaaacaaatttaggGTCTCTTGCCTacgtttgctattaatttttgttattacacgaattactatactttatatcaacataaatgaaaaaaaagtttggtatgtttattccagacaacgccaatcaaaacaatcaatccatagaaacgtcactccagttagcgaacattgttcgttaactggagcttgtttacctctcagttagcggtcacctactgtactTCCTTCCTCGCTAATCTGCACGTACGCATTCCCTCCTCCTTTTTCCCGGTAATGGGgtttcacataaaaaaaaatcattgcatTTAAACAAAGAACATGGGAGTGGAATTATTAACCGTGTCGATGATTTGAATGTCCCGGTAAGCATTTTCCAGATCGTTCATGTTGATCCGTCGgctggaaaaaaaggaaagcaaaatcgTCAAACCCCTCTgtcaaaccacacacacaccttcgaAAATACTCACTCCTTAATGTACACCCGGCCGCGGTAGGCGGCCAGATGGGCGTAGTAGGTCGGGGCCGGGTACGATACCGCCCGGTTGCAGCGCGCAAACAGGTGGCACAGATTGTACGTCAGCGCCTGCAGACTGTCCGGATGGCAGTTCGAGTCGTCGTACAGCACGACGTACTTGGTCGGCTTGGCGACGCCCTGCACGGCCGCATGGCTCACCAGGTAGAACTCGTACCGATCCGGGGTCGTGATTTCGCTGTCCACGATCGTGCCGGGCGGTACGTTACCGTTCTTGCCCTCGGTCGGGCAGCCGGGCTGCGGGAAGAAGCGCGTGTGGTGGCGCTTCTGCACCACGATGAACGTCACCGCCGGCTTGTAGCCCGGCTCGACGCGCGCAATCGCCGCGTGCAGTGCCTGCAGCTCGATCGTAAGTATTTCCGCAAACTGGCCGTCCGACACACCGTCCCGGTAGTACATGATGCGCTCGGGCAGCGCACCGTTGTACTGcttgtacagcagcagctgccgcTGCACGATGTTCTCCAGGTCGCGGATCATCTCGTCCCGGGCGCCCTGCAGCCGCACGCTGCAGTTGTACCGGAAGCCGGTCAGATCGTACAGTGCCGCCACGCCCACCACGCTCGGCTCGTTCTCGCTGAGCGGGTGCGTAACGTCCGCCCCGATGTACATCACCTTGCCGCGTCCGAGCGGTGGCACCGCGACCTGCGAGATGCAGTGGTTCGTGCCGTTCGTTTTGGCGTTGATCTGTGCGGAAAGGCAGTAAAGTAAAGAAGAGCAAACAATCTCAGTGAGGCCAGCTGCAGGTTCACAGCCGCCCGTGTGCCGCCCTTACCTTGAGCATGATGTTGTTGAGCGTGCTCATGTCGGTGCCCTTCTTGGCCACCGTCATGCCCTTCACGCACTGCGTCAGCAGCCCGATCCGTTCGCTCGCCAGCTCCGCCTTCTGCTTCACCTTCGCGTACGCATCGCCCCGGCTCGGCAGCACCACGATTGTGACCGCCGGTTCCTCCCGCTTGATGTTCTGCAGCAGCGTGCCGATGTCGCGCAGACAGTTGCGCATATCGCGCACCAGCACGTACGTTTTCGCCATATCGAACGGTTCCATCTGCACGTTGCAGCGCATTGCCTGCGACTGCAGCATCTCGCCAAACTTCTTCACCGTCGCCTCGTTCGTGTACGGGTCCAGGTTGAGGATGCGCCAGCGCAGCGGCCGCTTGCTCAGCTCCGTGCTCGGTACGATAAAGTTCTTGCCCTCCGCGCGCCACACGCCCCGCTGCGGGGGAATCTTCTCGCCCCGCGCGTACTCGATCGGCGGTGCGTCGATGATGCGGGCCGGCACCTTCTCGAACTCGTTGCCCACCGTGATGCCGAAGTCGATCAGCGTCGGGCACTTGTTGTACTGGATCTGGGACGCCAGGTCGAGGATCTTGCGCTTGCGCTCCGGGGCGCTCGTCGCCGCGTACCGGATGATGTCGCGCGTACACTCCTCcgggttgtttttgttcagcGCCTGGCCCGCGGGTATGTCGCACAGCTCGGCCGGCACGTACACCGACCGCACGGTGCTGCCGACGTGCAGCACCGGCAGGTTCGGGTAGCGCAGCCGGAAGTTGAGCTTGCGGGCAAAATAGTCGGCGACCGAGAGGCGCGTCCCATCCTCCAGCTTGAACATCTGCTGGCTGGCCGGTTCGCGCAGCCCGTTGCAGCGCATCCGCTTGGCCATCCTGGTGGTCGGGTTCGTGTACACCACGTCCATGCCCTTGAGGAAGCTGTGCAGCTCCTGCTGCACCCAGCCGCTCACCTGATCCACCTGGCCGCGGTTGAAGTCGCCGATCACCTTCAGCACCGGCGCACCCATCGGGAACGCTTTGTGCGACACGTCCACGTTTAGGTATGGGCGCGAACCGAGCAGCGCCGACTGGAACAGCCCGAACCACAGCTCGTGACCCCGACCGATGTCGATGGATTGGCGGGGCACTGCGTACACGGCGCGCTTGAACTGGAGAAGGGTAGAAGAATAGAACAGCGAATAAGAATCGTTATTAGAACATTAGACGTTTGATAGTAATTGACCCGTTTTGGATTATGCATCACATAATACAAAATTTTATTAAGTATAAGGGATtgcagtagtgatgggtaaaaataacaaaaatccgGTGTCGATTCCGATCCGATTCCGATAATTTCgaatccgactccggaaggtaggttcGCCCAGCATTATCTGCAACagttcggaatcgtctggagccgtccggagtcgttcggagtcgtccgaagtcgtccgaagtAGCACAGAGTCGCCTGGAGTCtttcggagttggagtcgtccagagttattgggagtcggagtcatccggagtcgtccagagtcgttcagagtcgtccgaagtcgtccagagtcgcccagagtcttTCAGAattggagtcgtctgaagcctcccggagtcgtccagagttattgggagtcggagtcatccggagtcgtccggagtcgtccggagccgtccagagtcgtctgaagtcgtccggagtcacccggagtctgttggagtcgtctggagtcgtccggagttattgggagtcagagtcatccggagtcgtccagagtcgttcagagccgttcgaagtcgtccagagtggtttagagtcgtccaaagtcgtccggagtcacaCGTAGTCGTCCGGAATTAGTGGGAGtcggaatcatccggagtcgtccagagtcgttcggagtcgtccggagtcgcccagagtcttTCGGAGTTTCAGTCGTCCgcaatcgttcggagtcgtctgaagtagTCCGGCGTCtcctggagtcgtccggagtcgtgcGGAGTTATTgagagtcggagtcatccggagtcgtccagagtcgtttagagtcattcgaagtcgtccagagtcgtccagagtcgtccaaagtcgtccggagtcgcccagagtctttccgagttggagtcgtccggagtcgttcgaagtcgcccagagtcgttcgaagtcgcccggagtcgtccggagttattgaaagtcggagtcatccggagtcggttgaagtcgtccaaagtcgcccagagtcgtttagcgtcgcccggagtcgttcagagtcggagtcgcccAAAGTCGCCCAGAATCGGCCAATGGAATGACAATGGCATGAAATGCttgatcacaagcacattgtACCGGCCGGCTTCGGTTGTCTTCGATCTACTGtggccgactccggacgacaccggacgactccggatgatccgactccgaacaactctggacgactccagacgactctggacgactacGACcccggaactagtggttctcatttttccggaatcggaatcgtgCTAACATGCacccctttccgttttaagttcgaaGACTGAAATTCCAGCTTTTAGCATTATGTAGCAGTTTTCAAGCAGCTATCAaatgagtataatatacaggtgcgCCTGTCCCAGTTGACGTTAAAATTTGGTTAAAAAACATGCCATGAAACCACCTggtctacatacactttgattctagattctaccacctgatctctttaatgcacttTGGGATTAAGGAGAACAcgaccttgttttgccattttttcaaacagatactcgaatctaattctagctttgaggctagaataatctagactgaaaatcacAGGCtacttttgtgtgtggttttgtatggagtgttgacataatttcagcctccaactgccAAACTCCACATAAAAAACTGaatagaatcgtgaagggtccCTAAATTGTCAGTGTCGGATGTGAGTGCGCTCTAGAGAGTACATCACTAGATTTCAGGGCAATATTTGCATGTTGGGGCatcaattctttttttttttaatttaccaCTAAATGTAATTGTTCTAACATTACTCTATGATTTTACTGTTAAActaagaatgaaaaaataatacaaaacggGACAAACCGGACATGTACCGACAAACCATGCAATTCGGGCAATATGAGCCTCAAATCCTATGCTTTAGAGCTGTGCTCATTAGCTTTGCTTTGCCTGTGtaataatgcaaaaataaGTCATGCCCGTTTTGCCCCGATTTCCcttatagcaaaaaaaaaaaccattaaatGTAGTTGATGTAAGTAAAGGTTTGCAAGTGTAAACACCACAAATTTCGATGCAAAACCTACAGGATTCATAAAAAATCACTCAACTACAGAGCTAAGactattcatgaatctttgaggCAGCAGTTACCACACGAAATACGTCACACACTTACCCGCACAAAATTGGGATTATTCTCATAGGCACTGCGTAGCACCACATCCAGACATTGGATGGCACTCATCGGTTTGGCCATTGTCTCCTCATTCGATTTCATGTACCTGTAAGCATCAAATCAATAAACTCTCGGAGTTATAAAAAGCGAAGCATCCTAACAAAAAAGATCCTTACGTTTTCAGCACGCCCAAATCGAGCTGGGCCGCTTCCTTCACCTGCACGGTGTACTCGCGCTGCTTGCCACCGTCGTCCGGCTGGAACACCACCTTCGCCTTCTTGTCGCTCAGCTTGCGCGTGGTGTACGCGTTCTTCTGCCCGTCGAACGCCAGCATGGCGCCCGGATAGTTTTCCCGGCAGAACTGCGCAAACACGGGCCGGTAGAACTTTTTCGGCCGGTCCGGTTCGATCGCGACGTCGTAGTGGTACGCCGTACCCTTCAGCTTGTCCAGCAGCAGGCGGAAAAAGTTGGCCTCGACCGAGACGGGCTTGCCGCGCTTACCGTGCGCCCCGCGCCGCACCAGCACCGGTCGCAGATCGGTTCGGCGAATCTTCTCCTTCGCTATGCGCATTGCGCCCAGGTTCTCCTCGATCGTCTGCAGCGTGCCGTCACCGGAGCTGGACGATTTGGTTGACGCAACGGAAGCGTCCCGGTGCACGGCACCACCGGTGGCAGCAGCGGGAGCCGCCggtttgtgttgctgctgctgtgggcgctgttgttgctgctgctgctgttgtggggggccctgctgctgttgctgctgctgtgggcgctgttgttgttgctgctgctgctgctgtgggcgCTGTGGTtgcagctgttgctgctgcggcggtTCATGCTGTTTTTGCgcatgttgctgctgttgttgtgaaggtccctgctgatgctgctgtggACCTCCCGATTGCGGctgcttcttttgctttttctgcGGAttcccctgctgctgctgctgttgtggatggccctgctgctgttgctgctgctgtgggcgcttttgttgctgctgctgctgctgctgtgggtgctgtggttgctgctgttgctgctgctgtggcctTTGTTGaggctgtggctgctgctgctgttgcggccGTTGTTGaggctgctgttgttgttgtggttgtggttgttgttgttgt
Proteins encoded:
- the LOC120956358 gene encoding protein argonaute-2; its protein translation is MGKKKPQKIVLGAVGQTVPGAQQQQQPPQQQQQPQPQQQQQPQQRPQQQQQPQPQQRPQQQQQQQPQHPQQQQQQQQKRPQQQQQQQGHPQQQQQQGNPQKKQKKQPQSGGPQQHQQGPSQQQQQHAQKQHEPPQQQQLQPQRPQQQQQQQQQRPQQQQQQQGPPQQQQQQQQRPQQQQHKPAAPAAATGGAVHRDASVASTKSSSSGDGTLQTIEENLGAMRIAKEKIRRTDLRPVLVRRGAHGKRGKPVSVEANFFRLLLDKLKGTAYHYDVAIEPDRPKKFYRPVFAQFCRENYPGAMLAFDGQKNAYTTRKLSDKKAKVVFQPDDGGKQREYTVQVKEAAQLDLGVLKTYMKSNEETMAKPMSAIQCLDVVLRSAYENNPNFVRFKRAVYAVPRQSIDIGRGHELWFGLFQSALLGSRPYLNVDVSHKAFPMGAPVLKVIGDFNRGQVDQVSGWVQQELHSFLKGMDVVYTNPTTRMAKRMRCNGLREPASQQMFKLEDGTRLSVADYFARKLNFRLRYPNLPVLHVGSTVRSVYVPAELCDIPAGQALNKNNPEECTRDIIRYAATSAPERKRKILDLASQIQYNKCPTLIDFGITVGNEFEKVPARIIDAPPIEYARGEKIPPQRGVWRAEGKNFIVPSTELSKRPLRWRILNLDPYTNEATVKKFGEMLQSQAMRCNVQMEPFDMAKTYVLVRDMRNCLRDIGTLLQNIKREEPAVTIVVLPSRGDAYAKVKQKAELASERIGLLTQCVKGMTVAKKGTDMSTLNNIMLKINAKTNGTNHCISQVAVPPLGRGKVMYIGADVTHPLSENEPSVVGVAALYDLTGFRYNCSVRLQGARDEMIRDLENIVQRQLLLYKQYNGALPERIMYYRDGVSDGQFAEILTIELQALHAAIARVEPGYKPAVTFIVVQKRHHTRFFPQPGCPTEGKNGNVPPGTIVDSEITTPDRYEFYLVSHAAVQGVAKPTKYVVLYDDSNCHPDSLQALTYNLCHLFARCNRAVSYPAPTYYAHLAAYRGRVYIKDRRINMNDLENAYRDIQIIDTVNNSTPMFFV